The following proteins are encoded in a genomic region of Pyxicephalus adspersus chromosome 9, UCB_Pads_2.0, whole genome shotgun sequence:
- the ZNRF1 gene encoding E3 ubiquitin-protein ligase ZNRF1 isoform X1 translates to MGAKQSSRSRAPFPGVSSDDSAVPPTSHYSAMGLRSRSVSSVSGLDQHHPPAGTLYRAEPDRGGGGGSSGDPESRYHHPLQLAPRLIAAHSGFRCPICSKAVASDEMEMHFIMCLSKPRLSYNDDVLTRDAGECVICLEELTQGDTIARLPCLCIYHKSCIDSWFEVNRCCPEHPSD, encoded by the exons ATGGGGGCCAAGCAGAGCTCCCGCTCCCGGGCTCCGTTTCCCGGAGTCTCTTCTGATGATTCGGCCGTCCCCCCAACCTCACATTATAGCGCCATGGGGCTCCGCAGCCGCTCGGTCAGCTCTGTGTCTGGCCTGGATCAGCACCATCCCCCCGCCGGTACCTTGTACAGAGCCGAGCCCGACCGGGGCGGAGGTGGGGGGAGCTCCGGGGACCCAGAAAGCCGATACCATCACCCGCTACAGCTGGCCCCGAGACTGATCGCCGCGCACAGCG GCTTCCGATGCCCTATATGTTCCAAGGCCGTGGCCTCGGATGAAATGGAGATGCACTTTATTATGTGTCTAAGTAAACCTCGGCTGTCCTATAACG ATGACGTGCTGACGAGGGACGCAGGCGAGTGTGTCATCTGCCTGGAGGAGCTCACACAAGGGGACACGATAGCCAGACTGCCTTGTCTGTGCATTTACCACAAAAG TTGTATAGATTCCTGGTTTGAAGTGAACAGGTGTTGTCCGGAACACCCTTCTGATTGA
- the ZNRF1 gene encoding E3 ubiquitin-protein ligase ZNRF1 isoform X2, with amino-acid sequence MGAKQSSRSRAPFPGVSSDDSAVPPTSHYSAMGLRSRSVSSVSGLDQHHPPAGTLYRAEPDRGGGGGSSGDPESRYHHPLQLAPRLIAAHSGFRCPICSKAVASDEMEMHFIMCLSKPRLSYNGRSRLMGGTVMPTCDAEHP; translated from the exons ATGGGGGCCAAGCAGAGCTCCCGCTCCCGGGCTCCGTTTCCCGGAGTCTCTTCTGATGATTCGGCCGTCCCCCCAACCTCACATTATAGCGCCATGGGGCTCCGCAGCCGCTCGGTCAGCTCTGTGTCTGGCCTGGATCAGCACCATCCCCCCGCCGGTACCTTGTACAGAGCCGAGCCCGACCGGGGCGGAGGTGGGGGGAGCTCCGGGGACCCAGAAAGCCGATACCATCACCCGCTACAGCTGGCCCCGAGACTGATCGCCGCGCACAGCG GCTTCCGATGCCCTATATGTTCCAAGGCCGTGGCCTCGGATGAAATGGAGATGCACTTTATTATGTGTCTAAGTAAACCTCGGCTGTCCTATAACG GCAGGTCACGACTGATGGGAGGCActgtaatgcccacatgtgatgccgAGCATCCATGA